The genomic region GATTTATAAGAAGAGATATTCCTAATATATCCTGTTTTTGTTATATCTTGTTTATCACAAACAAACATAAGCTTAATATTATTAGGGCATATAAACTGATTATTCTTTTCATCATAACTAAAGTTCTGCAACCTAATTTTCTTATCTCTCCATTTTTGGCTTTTTTCCCTATGATAAGTGTTAAATTTGAGATAATTATTAGTTCTTTTTTTTTCAAGATACCTATGATTCTCTTCTGTTCCATATGCGCCATCAGCATTTACATTTTCAGGAGCCCTACCTAAGTTATCAATCATTCCATCCATAAGCGGAATAAAACTTACATTATCAGCGCAATTATCACTGATTACATAGTTTAAAACAAAACCATTTTCGACTGCAATGCCTTCATTGTATCCTGGCCTGATCGTAAGTTGGTCTTTCATCATCATTCCAACAGCATCATGATCTGTTTTCGAGTAGCTATTTCTTCCATTGAGAATATGTTTCTTTTGATTATAGACTTTTTTTCTTTCAAGTAATTCCTTTGTTCTTCTAACTTTTTTTCGCTGTTCTCTGCCATCTTCTTGGTTAGTTTTGCCTTCTTTGACATTATTGTTTATCTTGTCAATAATCTGCTTGACTTTTTCATCATCAAAACCATTACGCTCTTGTTCAGGCAGATCCTTGCCACCAAAAGTTTTTTCTTCTTTCTCATTAATCTCATCGATATACTTGAAAAGATCATCAAGCTCTTCATCAATCCTAATAGAATGTTTTTCCACTTGCTTTCTCCAGACAATCTTATGTTTATTGGCATTCGCTTCATTTTTTGTGTGATCAATAAAAATATCTTTTGCTTGGATTATTCCTTGATCAAGAGCAAACTTTACAATTTGCTTGAAAATTTTCTTAATATCGTCTTTAAGTCTTAATCGAAAGTCATTTAACGTGTGGAAATCAGGAGTTTGATTTCCACTGATCCAAATAAAGGACAGA from bacterium harbors:
- a CDS encoding IS1182 family transposase, whose product is MSETSYQATLNTNKKIKITDFSPSHPKPKVVFKPYSQNQEFLLPKNVDDFIGAGHIARLISQIIDEMDLLFILDTYKGGGTSSYNPRMMLKSWILAFIYRIYSSRLVAKNLRENLSFIWISGNQTPDFHTLNDFRLRLKDDIKKIFKQIVKFALDQGIIQAKDIFIDHTKNEANANKHKIVWRKQVEKHSIRIDEELDDLFKYIDEINEKEEKTFGGKDLPEQERNGFDDEKVKQIIDKINNNVKEGKTNQEDGREQRKKVRRTKELLERKKVYNQKKHILNGRNSYSKTDHDAVGMMMKDQLTIRPGYNEGIAVENGFVLNYVISDNCADNVSFIPLMDGMIDNLGRAPENVNADGAYGTEENHRYLEKKRTNNYLKFNTYHREKSQKWRDKKIRLQNFSYDEKNNQFICPNNIKLMFVCDKQDITKTGYIRNISSYKSKEGACKYCRLKKKCLNEKNMTNTRTLQFSWLAERLKGQARQNLNSEKGKELRKRRANEVESIFGDEKLNKLKRRYNLRGIKKVSLEAGLYYISHNLRRIYTIRNKNITKKKILTIKTEINLLQQTALSVAI